The Frondihabitans australicus genome includes a region encoding these proteins:
- a CDS encoding phosphatase PAP2 family protein: MPLTPPSSSSTPSRLPEAVQAFDRRVGRRINGRPSDPAADRALLAVSTAANNGLLWFSVAAALALTGPRGRRAAARGLASLGLSSGFANLVAKPLVGGPRPSADDVPPERQLARFPQSASFPSGHTASAIAFASGVAIESPALGLVVAPLAVTVAYSRLHVGAHWLSDVLGGAAIGVTMANVARLLPLRWIR; this comes from the coding sequence GTGCCCCTGACTCCCCCGTCGTCGTCGTCCACCCCGTCGAGGCTGCCGGAGGCGGTGCAGGCGTTCGATCGCCGTGTCGGGCGGCGGATCAACGGGCGGCCTTCGGATCCTGCGGCCGACCGCGCACTGCTGGCCGTCTCGACGGCGGCGAACAACGGTCTGCTGTGGTTCTCCGTCGCAGCAGCGCTCGCGCTCACCGGCCCACGGGGGCGCCGAGCCGCAGCACGGGGCCTGGCGTCGCTCGGCCTGTCGAGCGGGTTCGCGAACCTCGTGGCGAAGCCGTTGGTCGGTGGCCCGAGGCCATCGGCCGACGACGTTCCGCCCGAGCGTCAGCTGGCGAGGTTCCCGCAGTCGGCGTCGTTCCCGTCCGGGCACACCGCGAGCGCCATCGCGTTCGCCTCGGGCGTGGCGATCGAAAGCCCGGCGCTCGGCCTGGTCGTCGCACCGCTGGCCGTGACGGTCGCCTACTCGCGGCTGCACGTGGGCGCGCACTGGCTGTCGGACGTGCTGGGCGGGGCGGCGATCGGGGTGACTATGGCGAACGTGGCGCGGCTCCTGCCGCTCAGGTGGATCCGCTGA
- a CDS encoding MaoC/PaaZ C-terminal domain-containing protein gives MPFPHYLEDLEAGQRFTSPGRTITEADVMSFASWTNDNNQVHTDVEFANRTRYGQRIVHGMLGTSLCLGLIARTGVFEGSAVALLGIDGWRFAAPIFIGDTVTCTVEILSTRLTSKGTTGIVERQVTLTNQRGETVQEGRMDLMVLTRAAALA, from the coding sequence GTGCCCTTTCCCCACTACCTCGAAGACCTCGAAGCCGGCCAGCGTTTCACGAGCCCCGGCCGCACGATCACCGAAGCCGACGTGATGTCGTTCGCGTCGTGGACGAACGACAACAACCAGGTCCACACCGACGTCGAGTTCGCGAACCGCACCCGCTACGGGCAGCGCATCGTGCACGGAATGCTCGGCACGTCGCTGTGCCTCGGCCTCATCGCGCGCACCGGCGTGTTCGAGGGCTCGGCCGTCGCTCTGCTGGGCATCGACGGCTGGCGGTTCGCCGCGCCGATCTTCATCGGCGACACGGTCACGTGCACGGTCGAGATCCTGTCGACCCGACTCACGTCGAAGGGCACGACCGGCATCGTCGAGCGACAGGTCACGCTGACGAACCAGCGCGGCGAGACGGTGCAGGAGGGCCGCATGGACCTCATGGTGCTGACGAGGGCAGCGGCGCTGGCCTGA
- a CDS encoding winged helix-turn-helix transcriptional regulator, producing MDVSFAVTRERPGFTGGEFPADCPTRVVLNHVTSRWGVLVLMALESGSRRYGELKREIGGISEKMLASTLRTFEKDGFVLRVAQPTIPPRVDYSLTPRGEEVALRLLPLMDWIADNADAILEGQ from the coding sequence ATGGACGTCAGTTTTGCGGTGACACGGGAGCGACCGGGATTCACCGGCGGAGAATTCCCGGCCGACTGCCCCACGCGGGTCGTGCTCAACCACGTCACGAGCCGGTGGGGCGTGCTCGTGCTCATGGCGCTCGAGTCCGGGTCTCGGCGCTACGGCGAGCTCAAGCGCGAGATCGGCGGCATCAGCGAGAAGATGCTCGCCTCGACGCTGCGGACCTTCGAGAAGGACGGCTTCGTGCTGCGGGTGGCGCAGCCGACGATCCCGCCGCGCGTCGACTACTCGCTCACGCCCCGGGGCGAGGAGGTCGCGCTGCGTCTCCTGCCGCTGATGGACTGGATCGCCGACAACGCCGACGCCATCCTCGAGGGGCAGTAG
- a CDS encoding SDR family oxidoreductase has translation MSIVVTATSGPLGSLVVQKLLDRGAAPADVVATARSTAKIASLAEKGVTTAELDYSKPETIAAAISAGDVVVLISGSEVGQRVPQHQAVIDAAKTAGAARIVYTSAPAADDTTLVVAPEHKVTEELLHASGVPFTILRNGWYTENYVPQVALGREHGQLAGSAGDGRVSSASRADYAEAAAVVALDDSYAGQTLELSGDYAWSFPELAEAISGIVGREVTYVDVTPEQQLEILKGAGLDEGTAGFVVALDGNIRDGLLGHTPGDLARVIGRPTTPFAEGLAAAVAAQ, from the coding sequence ATGTCGATCGTCGTCACCGCCACCTCCGGCCCCCTCGGCTCGCTCGTCGTCCAGAAGCTGCTCGACCGTGGCGCCGCCCCCGCCGACGTCGTCGCCACCGCACGCAGCACGGCGAAGATCGCCTCGCTCGCCGAGAAGGGCGTCACGACGGCCGAGCTCGACTACTCGAAGCCCGAGACGATCGCCGCGGCGATCTCGGCGGGCGACGTCGTCGTCCTCATCTCGGGCAGCGAGGTGGGCCAGCGGGTTCCGCAGCACCAGGCCGTCATCGACGCGGCGAAGACCGCAGGAGCCGCCCGGATCGTCTACACGAGCGCACCCGCGGCCGACGACACCACCCTCGTGGTCGCGCCCGAGCACAAGGTCACGGAGGAGCTGCTGCACGCCTCGGGAGTGCCTTTCACGATCCTCCGCAACGGCTGGTACACCGAGAACTACGTGCCGCAGGTGGCCCTCGGCCGCGAGCACGGCCAGCTCGCCGGCAGCGCGGGCGACGGCCGCGTCTCGAGCGCGAGCCGCGCCGACTACGCCGAGGCCGCGGCCGTCGTCGCGCTCGACGACTCGTACGCCGGGCAGACCCTCGAGCTCTCCGGCGACTACGCCTGGAGCTTCCCGGAGCTCGCCGAGGCGATCTCGGGCATCGTGGGCCGCGAGGTGACCTACGTCGACGTCACGCCCGAGCAGCAGCTCGAGATCCTCAAGGGCGCGGGGCTCGACGAGGGCACCGCGGGCTTCGTCGTGGCGCTCGACGGCAACATCCGCGACGGGCTCCTCGGCCACACGCCCGGAGACCTCGCTCGCGTCATCGGTCGGCCGACGACCCCGTTCGCCGAGGGCCTCGCCGCCGCGGTCGCCGCGCAGTAG
- a CDS encoding YciI family protein codes for MPRYFIGMYQPQGVVPSDEILGPVMRDMGAYMGELQAGGKLVFSNGFDQSAHPSVVTSDGTSIDVTPGSYLESEIQLGGFTIVDVEDEDEAHAVATRLAEITHLPIEVRLFADRP; via the coding sequence ATGCCCCGCTACTTCATCGGGATGTACCAGCCCCAGGGCGTGGTGCCGAGCGACGAGATCCTCGGCCCGGTCATGCGCGACATGGGCGCGTACATGGGCGAGCTGCAGGCGGGCGGCAAGCTCGTCTTCTCGAACGGCTTCGACCAGAGCGCGCATCCGTCGGTCGTGACCTCCGACGGCACCAGCATCGACGTGACGCCGGGGTCGTACCTCGAGTCCGAGATCCAGCTCGGCGGCTTCACGATCGTCGACGTCGAAGACGAAGACGAGGCTCACGCGGTAGCCACTCGCCTGGCCGAGATCACGCACCTCCCCATCGAGGTGCGCCTGTTCGCCGACCGCCCCTAG
- a CDS encoding isochorismatase family protein has translation MPGTALLVIDAQRNMLEGPDALPNAEIMIARLRGALDLARRSGRLVVFIQNDGASGDVDEPFSVGWELFFEPQDDEWVVTKTTLDVFESNPALAAELAATGIETLVVVGMQSEYCLQESCLGAVEAGFDVQVPSALHATYDTERRAADIAADVELVLTAAGVTIT, from the coding sequence ATGCCCGGCACCGCGCTCCTCGTCATCGACGCGCAGCGCAACATGCTCGAGGGCCCCGACGCTCTCCCCAACGCCGAGATCATGATCGCCCGCCTGCGCGGCGCCCTCGACCTGGCCCGCCGCAGTGGCCGCCTCGTCGTCTTCATCCAGAACGACGGCGCGTCGGGCGACGTCGACGAGCCGTTCTCGGTCGGCTGGGAGCTCTTCTTCGAGCCGCAGGACGACGAGTGGGTCGTCACCAAGACGACGCTCGACGTCTTCGAGTCCAATCCAGCGCTGGCCGCCGAGCTCGCCGCGACCGGCATCGAGACGCTCGTCGTGGTCGGGATGCAGTCCGAGTACTGCCTCCAGGAGTCGTGCCTCGGGGCCGTGGAGGCGGGGTTCGACGTGCAGGTTCCGTCGGCGCTGCACGCGACCTACGACACGGAGCGCCGCGCGGCCGACATCGCCGCCGACGTCGAGCTCGTGCTCACCGCGGCGGGGGTCACGATCACGTGA